In one Diprion similis isolate iyDipSimi1 chromosome 6, iyDipSimi1.1, whole genome shotgun sequence genomic region, the following are encoded:
- the LOC124407278 gene encoding protein FAM102B isoform X3 translates to MAFMMKKKKYKFSVEVGLEELTAVPFVSAVLFAKLRLLDGGSFVNHSTREEVQEHTVRWNARFEFLCKMSANASTGILDPCILRISVRKELKGGRSFQKLGFTDLNLAEFAGAGQSRRRCLLEGYDARHRQDNSMLSVAIRMNMLSGDILFKVPSPSLKQTQLAVPGVPGIPGVGSDEGSGPERCGSREDYVSSGSLAELIGSAETNDPMTLGEVITSAIPIETLAEAHTESGHSRNSSNTSQLSKGSGYGSLNSHSQHSRQSSSGDSGHIRSPSWPVWAPRLPTVPQNQNYNHVESTHPMSPPSPTLTLMDPSCNEFWSNSSPVSSRKMDIENIQSIVNSAAVNMNVNIPDNEIFKVPNGTGLQLTKNNNNNVQNNNRLGSLRLSSFNGPTMLRKNLQNISQRSKSNKSNSKESVQIPPNRISINSIDQQRRTSKTCDCIEKSNVTPVVTLINQARAVSSPDPLHRPDTPRASLLSATASQRLRGIGGGHRKLLDGAGGKLATVATSPDSEEPSEILEATVTTTAHRRNSVTPPSVHALVNPSGGSGLSETGSLDRAKAALERRKKAEDGNINPILCRVEVTRPNADSLINELLKATNLDQSDLESAETSGLQLFIAKDGTTALGSHEVKSQMPAGVFKQVVMEDNNR, encoded by the exons GGAGGAGGTCCAAGAGCACACAGTACGATGGAATGCGAGGTTTGAATTTCTCTGCAAAATGAGCGCCAACGCTTCAACGGGTATTCTTGATCCTTGTATTCTGAGGATATCAGTGAGAAAG GAGCTGAAAGGGGGCAGGTCCTTCCAAAAGCTGGGTTTCACAGACTTGAATCTTGCGGAGTTTGCTGGTGCCGGTCAGTCGAGGCGAAGATGTTTACTGGAAGGCTACGACGCTAGACACAGACAAGACAATTCTATGCTCAGCGTAGCAATCCGGATGAATATGTTGTCGggcgatattttattcaaagt accCTCACCGTCGTTAAAGCAAACACAATTGGCAGTACCGGGTGTTCCTGGTATACCGGGAGTCGGATCTGACGAAGGCAGCGGACCGGAAAGATGTGGCAGCCGAGAAGATTACGTCTCCAGTGGATCCTTAGCAG aattaatagGCAGTGCGGAGACGAATGATCCGATGACGTTAGGGGAAGTTATTACATCAGCAATACCGATTGAAACACTGGCAGAAGCTCACACAGAATCTGGACACTCGAGAAATAGTAGTAACACCAGTCAGCTAAGTAAAGGTTCGGGGTATGGATCGCTAAATTCACACAGCCAGCACAGCAGGCAAAGCAGCAGTGGAGATAGTGGACATATTAG GTCACCTTCATGGCCGGTATGGGCGCCACGCCTTCCAACTGTTcctcaaaatcaaaattacaaCCATGTCGAATCAACTCATCCAATGTCTCCTCCGTCTCCCACCCTAACTTTAATGGACCCTAGTTGTAACGAATTTTGGTCTAATTCAAGTCCAGTTTCATCTAGAAAGATGGACATCGAGAATATACAGAGTATTGTGAATTCAGCGGCCGTAAATATGAACGTCAATATTcctgacaatgaaattttcaaagtaccAAACGGCACGGGTCTGCaattaacaaaaaacaataacaataatgttcAAAACAACAATCGACTAGGTAGCCTTCGATTGTCTAGTTTTAACGGACCTACCATGTTGCGTAAGAACttgcaaaatatttctcaaagaAGTAAGTCAAATAAATCAAACTCGAAAGAATCTGTACAAATTCCGCCAAATAGAATATCTATCAATAGTATCGACCAGCAGCGACGTACTTCAAAAACTTGCGATTGTATAGAAAAGAGTAACGTCACTCCAGTTGTAACTCTTATTAATCAAGCCAGGGCTGTTTCCTCTCCCGATCCTCTTCATAGACCTGACACTCCCAGAGCGTCGCTACTCTCGGCGACAGCATCTCAGAGGCTCAG GGGTATCGGAGGCGGTCATAGGAAATTACTGGACGGGGCTGGTGGAAAACTCGCCACCGTAGCAACTAGTCCGGATTCTGAGGAGCCCTCGGAAATACTTGAGGCTACTGTTACTACCACTGCGCATAGACGAAACAGCGTCACCCCACCGTCAGTCCATGCCCTTGT AAATCCTTCTGGTGGTTCTGGTCTAAGTGAAACTGGTTCTTTGGATCGAGCCAAGGCAGCACTTGAACGTAGAAAAAAGGCTGAAGATGGCAACATCAATCCCATTCTATGCAGAGTCGAAGTGACAAGGCCAAACGCTGATTCGTTAATAAATGAGCTATTGAAAGCGACGAATTTAGACCAATCGGATCTTGAAAGTGCAGAAA CATCTGGCTTACAACTATTCATAGCAAAAGATGGCACCACGGCACTGGGCAGTCACGAGGTAAAGAGTCAAATGCCAGCTGGAGTATTTAAGCAAGTTGTAATGGAAGATAACAACAGGTAA
- the LOC124407278 gene encoding uncharacterized protein LOC124407278 isoform X4 → MEEVQEHTVRWNARFEFLCKMSANASTGILDPCILRISVRKELKGGRSFQKLGFTDLNLAEFAGAGQSRRRCLLEGYDARHRQDNSMLSVAIRMNMLSGDILFKVPSPSLKQTQLAVPGVPGIPGVGSDEGSGPERCGSREDYVSSGSLAGSIASASSGFGSLPKKRAPLFPSELIGSAETNDPMTLGEVITSAIPIETLAEAHTESGHSRNSSNTSQLSKGSGYGSLNSHSQHSRQSSSGDSGHIRSPSWPVWAPRLPTVPQNQNYNHVESTHPMSPPSPTLTLMDPSCNEFWSNSSPVSSRKMDIENIQSIVNSAAVNMNVNIPDNEIFKVPNGTGLQLTKNNNNNVQNNNRLGSLRLSSFNGPTMLRKNLQNISQRSKSNKSNSKESVQIPPNRISINSIDQQRRTSKTCDCIEKSNVTPVVTLINQARAVSSPDPLHRPDTPRASLLSATASQRLRGIGGGHRKLLDGAGGKLATVATSPDSEEPSEILEATVTTTAHRRNSVTPPSVHALVNPSGGSGLSETGSLDRAKAALERRKKAEDGNINPILCRVEVTRPNADSLINELLKATNLDQSDLESAETSGLQLFIAKDGTTALGSHEVKSQMPAGVFKQVVMEDNNR, encoded by the exons GGAGGAGGTCCAAGAGCACACAGTACGATGGAATGCGAGGTTTGAATTTCTCTGCAAAATGAGCGCCAACGCTTCAACGGGTATTCTTGATCCTTGTATTCTGAGGATATCAGTGAGAAAG GAGCTGAAAGGGGGCAGGTCCTTCCAAAAGCTGGGTTTCACAGACTTGAATCTTGCGGAGTTTGCTGGTGCCGGTCAGTCGAGGCGAAGATGTTTACTGGAAGGCTACGACGCTAGACACAGACAAGACAATTCTATGCTCAGCGTAGCAATCCGGATGAATATGTTGTCGggcgatattttattcaaagt accCTCACCGTCGTTAAAGCAAACACAATTGGCAGTACCGGGTGTTCCTGGTATACCGGGAGTCGGATCTGACGAAGGCAGCGGACCGGAAAGATGTGGCAGCCGAGAAGATTACGTCTCCAGTGGATCCTTAGCAGGTAGCATAGCTAGCGCAAGTAGTGGATTTGGCAGTCTTCCGAAGAAAAGAGCACCTCTGTTCCCTTCTG aattaatagGCAGTGCGGAGACGAATGATCCGATGACGTTAGGGGAAGTTATTACATCAGCAATACCGATTGAAACACTGGCAGAAGCTCACACAGAATCTGGACACTCGAGAAATAGTAGTAACACCAGTCAGCTAAGTAAAGGTTCGGGGTATGGATCGCTAAATTCACACAGCCAGCACAGCAGGCAAAGCAGCAGTGGAGATAGTGGACATATTAG GTCACCTTCATGGCCGGTATGGGCGCCACGCCTTCCAACTGTTcctcaaaatcaaaattacaaCCATGTCGAATCAACTCATCCAATGTCTCCTCCGTCTCCCACCCTAACTTTAATGGACCCTAGTTGTAACGAATTTTGGTCTAATTCAAGTCCAGTTTCATCTAGAAAGATGGACATCGAGAATATACAGAGTATTGTGAATTCAGCGGCCGTAAATATGAACGTCAATATTcctgacaatgaaattttcaaagtaccAAACGGCACGGGTCTGCaattaacaaaaaacaataacaataatgttcAAAACAACAATCGACTAGGTAGCCTTCGATTGTCTAGTTTTAACGGACCTACCATGTTGCGTAAGAACttgcaaaatatttctcaaagaAGTAAGTCAAATAAATCAAACTCGAAAGAATCTGTACAAATTCCGCCAAATAGAATATCTATCAATAGTATCGACCAGCAGCGACGTACTTCAAAAACTTGCGATTGTATAGAAAAGAGTAACGTCACTCCAGTTGTAACTCTTATTAATCAAGCCAGGGCTGTTTCCTCTCCCGATCCTCTTCATAGACCTGACACTCCCAGAGCGTCGCTACTCTCGGCGACAGCATCTCAGAGGCTCAG GGGTATCGGAGGCGGTCATAGGAAATTACTGGACGGGGCTGGTGGAAAACTCGCCACCGTAGCAACTAGTCCGGATTCTGAGGAGCCCTCGGAAATACTTGAGGCTACTGTTACTACCACTGCGCATAGACGAAACAGCGTCACCCCACCGTCAGTCCATGCCCTTGT AAATCCTTCTGGTGGTTCTGGTCTAAGTGAAACTGGTTCTTTGGATCGAGCCAAGGCAGCACTTGAACGTAGAAAAAAGGCTGAAGATGGCAACATCAATCCCATTCTATGCAGAGTCGAAGTGACAAGGCCAAACGCTGATTCGTTAATAAATGAGCTATTGAAAGCGACGAATTTAGACCAATCGGATCTTGAAAGTGCAGAAA CATCTGGCTTACAACTATTCATAGCAAAAGATGGCACCACGGCACTGGGCAGTCACGAGGTAAAGAGTCAAATGCCAGCTGGAGTATTTAAGCAAGTTGTAATGGAAGATAACAACAGGTAA
- the LOC124407278 gene encoding protein FAM102A isoform X2 — MAFMMKKKKYKFSVEVGLEELTAVPFVSAVLFAKLRLLDGGSFVNHSTREEVQEHTVRWNARFEFLCKMSANASTGILDPCILRISVRKELKGGRSFQKLGFTDLNLAEFAGAGQSRRRCLLEGYDARHRQDNSMLSVAIRMNMLSGDILFKVPSPSLKQTQLAVPGVPGIPGVGSDEGSGPERCGSREDYVSSGSLAGSIASASSGFGSLPKKRAPLFPSELIGSAETNDPMTLGEVITSAIPIETLAEAHTESGHSRNSSNTSQLSKGSGYGSLNSHSQHSRQSSSGDSGHIRSPSWPVWAPRLPTVPQNQNYNHVESTHPMSPPSPTLTLMDPSCNEFWSNSSPVSSRKMDIENIQSIVNSAAVNMNVNIPDNEIFKVPNGTGLQLTKNNNNNVQNNNRLGSLRLSSFNGPTMLRKNLQNISQRSKSNKSNSKESVQIPPNRISINSIDQQRRTSKTCDCIEKSNVTPVVTLINQARAVSSPDPLHRPDTPRASLLSATASQRLRGIGGGHRKLLDGAGGKLATVATSPDSEEPSEILEATVTTTAHRRNSVTPPNPSGGSGLSETGSLDRAKAALERRKKAEDGNINPILCRVEVTRPNADSLINELLKATNLDQSDLESAETSGLQLFIAKDGTTALGSHEVKSQMPAGVFKQVVMEDNNR; from the exons GGAGGAGGTCCAAGAGCACACAGTACGATGGAATGCGAGGTTTGAATTTCTCTGCAAAATGAGCGCCAACGCTTCAACGGGTATTCTTGATCCTTGTATTCTGAGGATATCAGTGAGAAAG GAGCTGAAAGGGGGCAGGTCCTTCCAAAAGCTGGGTTTCACAGACTTGAATCTTGCGGAGTTTGCTGGTGCCGGTCAGTCGAGGCGAAGATGTTTACTGGAAGGCTACGACGCTAGACACAGACAAGACAATTCTATGCTCAGCGTAGCAATCCGGATGAATATGTTGTCGggcgatattttattcaaagt accCTCACCGTCGTTAAAGCAAACACAATTGGCAGTACCGGGTGTTCCTGGTATACCGGGAGTCGGATCTGACGAAGGCAGCGGACCGGAAAGATGTGGCAGCCGAGAAGATTACGTCTCCAGTGGATCCTTAGCAGGTAGCATAGCTAGCGCAAGTAGTGGATTTGGCAGTCTTCCGAAGAAAAGAGCACCTCTGTTCCCTTCTG aattaatagGCAGTGCGGAGACGAATGATCCGATGACGTTAGGGGAAGTTATTACATCAGCAATACCGATTGAAACACTGGCAGAAGCTCACACAGAATCTGGACACTCGAGAAATAGTAGTAACACCAGTCAGCTAAGTAAAGGTTCGGGGTATGGATCGCTAAATTCACACAGCCAGCACAGCAGGCAAAGCAGCAGTGGAGATAGTGGACATATTAG GTCACCTTCATGGCCGGTATGGGCGCCACGCCTTCCAACTGTTcctcaaaatcaaaattacaaCCATGTCGAATCAACTCATCCAATGTCTCCTCCGTCTCCCACCCTAACTTTAATGGACCCTAGTTGTAACGAATTTTGGTCTAATTCAAGTCCAGTTTCATCTAGAAAGATGGACATCGAGAATATACAGAGTATTGTGAATTCAGCGGCCGTAAATATGAACGTCAATATTcctgacaatgaaattttcaaagtaccAAACGGCACGGGTCTGCaattaacaaaaaacaataacaataatgttcAAAACAACAATCGACTAGGTAGCCTTCGATTGTCTAGTTTTAACGGACCTACCATGTTGCGTAAGAACttgcaaaatatttctcaaagaAGTAAGTCAAATAAATCAAACTCGAAAGAATCTGTACAAATTCCGCCAAATAGAATATCTATCAATAGTATCGACCAGCAGCGACGTACTTCAAAAACTTGCGATTGTATAGAAAAGAGTAACGTCACTCCAGTTGTAACTCTTATTAATCAAGCCAGGGCTGTTTCCTCTCCCGATCCTCTTCATAGACCTGACACTCCCAGAGCGTCGCTACTCTCGGCGACAGCATCTCAGAGGCTCAG GGGTATCGGAGGCGGTCATAGGAAATTACTGGACGGGGCTGGTGGAAAACTCGCCACCGTAGCAACTAGTCCGGATTCTGAGGAGCCCTCGGAAATACTTGAGGCTACTGTTACTACCACTGCGCATAGACGAAACAGCGTCACCCCACC AAATCCTTCTGGTGGTTCTGGTCTAAGTGAAACTGGTTCTTTGGATCGAGCCAAGGCAGCACTTGAACGTAGAAAAAAGGCTGAAGATGGCAACATCAATCCCATTCTATGCAGAGTCGAAGTGACAAGGCCAAACGCTGATTCGTTAATAAATGAGCTATTGAAAGCGACGAATTTAGACCAATCGGATCTTGAAAGTGCAGAAA CATCTGGCTTACAACTATTCATAGCAAAAGATGGCACCACGGCACTGGGCAGTCACGAGGTAAAGAGTCAAATGCCAGCTGGAGTATTTAAGCAAGTTGTAATGGAAGATAACAACAGGTAA
- the LOC124407278 gene encoding protein FAM102B isoform X1, whose amino-acid sequence MAFMMKKKKYKFSVEVGLEELTAVPFVSAVLFAKLRLLDGGSFVNHSTREEVQEHTVRWNARFEFLCKMSANASTGILDPCILRISVRKELKGGRSFQKLGFTDLNLAEFAGAGQSRRRCLLEGYDARHRQDNSMLSVAIRMNMLSGDILFKVPSPSLKQTQLAVPGVPGIPGVGSDEGSGPERCGSREDYVSSGSLAGSIASASSGFGSLPKKRAPLFPSELIGSAETNDPMTLGEVITSAIPIETLAEAHTESGHSRNSSNTSQLSKGSGYGSLNSHSQHSRQSSSGDSGHIRSPSWPVWAPRLPTVPQNQNYNHVESTHPMSPPSPTLTLMDPSCNEFWSNSSPVSSRKMDIENIQSIVNSAAVNMNVNIPDNEIFKVPNGTGLQLTKNNNNNVQNNNRLGSLRLSSFNGPTMLRKNLQNISQRSKSNKSNSKESVQIPPNRISINSIDQQRRTSKTCDCIEKSNVTPVVTLINQARAVSSPDPLHRPDTPRASLLSATASQRLRGIGGGHRKLLDGAGGKLATVATSPDSEEPSEILEATVTTTAHRRNSVTPPSVHALVNPSGGSGLSETGSLDRAKAALERRKKAEDGNINPILCRVEVTRPNADSLINELLKATNLDQSDLESAETSGLQLFIAKDGTTALGSHEVKSQMPAGVFKQVVMEDNNR is encoded by the exons GGAGGAGGTCCAAGAGCACACAGTACGATGGAATGCGAGGTTTGAATTTCTCTGCAAAATGAGCGCCAACGCTTCAACGGGTATTCTTGATCCTTGTATTCTGAGGATATCAGTGAGAAAG GAGCTGAAAGGGGGCAGGTCCTTCCAAAAGCTGGGTTTCACAGACTTGAATCTTGCGGAGTTTGCTGGTGCCGGTCAGTCGAGGCGAAGATGTTTACTGGAAGGCTACGACGCTAGACACAGACAAGACAATTCTATGCTCAGCGTAGCAATCCGGATGAATATGTTGTCGggcgatattttattcaaagt accCTCACCGTCGTTAAAGCAAACACAATTGGCAGTACCGGGTGTTCCTGGTATACCGGGAGTCGGATCTGACGAAGGCAGCGGACCGGAAAGATGTGGCAGCCGAGAAGATTACGTCTCCAGTGGATCCTTAGCAGGTAGCATAGCTAGCGCAAGTAGTGGATTTGGCAGTCTTCCGAAGAAAAGAGCACCTCTGTTCCCTTCTG aattaatagGCAGTGCGGAGACGAATGATCCGATGACGTTAGGGGAAGTTATTACATCAGCAATACCGATTGAAACACTGGCAGAAGCTCACACAGAATCTGGACACTCGAGAAATAGTAGTAACACCAGTCAGCTAAGTAAAGGTTCGGGGTATGGATCGCTAAATTCACACAGCCAGCACAGCAGGCAAAGCAGCAGTGGAGATAGTGGACATATTAG GTCACCTTCATGGCCGGTATGGGCGCCACGCCTTCCAACTGTTcctcaaaatcaaaattacaaCCATGTCGAATCAACTCATCCAATGTCTCCTCCGTCTCCCACCCTAACTTTAATGGACCCTAGTTGTAACGAATTTTGGTCTAATTCAAGTCCAGTTTCATCTAGAAAGATGGACATCGAGAATATACAGAGTATTGTGAATTCAGCGGCCGTAAATATGAACGTCAATATTcctgacaatgaaattttcaaagtaccAAACGGCACGGGTCTGCaattaacaaaaaacaataacaataatgttcAAAACAACAATCGACTAGGTAGCCTTCGATTGTCTAGTTTTAACGGACCTACCATGTTGCGTAAGAACttgcaaaatatttctcaaagaAGTAAGTCAAATAAATCAAACTCGAAAGAATCTGTACAAATTCCGCCAAATAGAATATCTATCAATAGTATCGACCAGCAGCGACGTACTTCAAAAACTTGCGATTGTATAGAAAAGAGTAACGTCACTCCAGTTGTAACTCTTATTAATCAAGCCAGGGCTGTTTCCTCTCCCGATCCTCTTCATAGACCTGACACTCCCAGAGCGTCGCTACTCTCGGCGACAGCATCTCAGAGGCTCAG GGGTATCGGAGGCGGTCATAGGAAATTACTGGACGGGGCTGGTGGAAAACTCGCCACCGTAGCAACTAGTCCGGATTCTGAGGAGCCCTCGGAAATACTTGAGGCTACTGTTACTACCACTGCGCATAGACGAAACAGCGTCACCCCACCGTCAGTCCATGCCCTTGT AAATCCTTCTGGTGGTTCTGGTCTAAGTGAAACTGGTTCTTTGGATCGAGCCAAGGCAGCACTTGAACGTAGAAAAAAGGCTGAAGATGGCAACATCAATCCCATTCTATGCAGAGTCGAAGTGACAAGGCCAAACGCTGATTCGTTAATAAATGAGCTATTGAAAGCGACGAATTTAGACCAATCGGATCTTGAAAGTGCAGAAA CATCTGGCTTACAACTATTCATAGCAAAAGATGGCACCACGGCACTGGGCAGTCACGAGGTAAAGAGTCAAATGCCAGCTGGAGTATTTAAGCAAGTTGTAATGGAAGATAACAACAGGTAA
- the LOC124407278 gene encoding protein FAM102B isoform X5 produces MAFMMKKKKYKFSVEVGLEELTAVPFVSAVLFAKLRLLDGGSFVNHSTREEVQEHTVRWNARFEFLCKMSANASTGILDPCILRISVRKELKGGRSFQKLGFTDLNLAEFAGAGQSRRRCLLEGYDARHRQDNSMLSVAIRMNMLSGDILFKVPSPSLKQTQLAVPGVPGIPGVGSDEGSGPERCGSREDYVSSGSLAGSIASASSGFGSLPKKRAPLFPSELIGSAETNDPMTLGEVITSAIPIETLAEAHTESGHSRNSSNTSQLSKGSGYGSLNSHSQHSRQSSSGDSGHIRSPSWPVWAPRLPTVPQNQNYNHVESTHPMSPPSPTLTLMDPSCNEFWSNSSPVSSRKMDIENIQSIVNSAAVNMNVNIPDNEIFKVPNGTGLQLTKNNNNNVQNNNRLGSLRLSSFNGPTMLRKNLQNISQRSKSNKSNSKESVQIPPNRISINSIDQQRRTSKTCDCIEKSNVTPVVTLINQARAVSSPDPLHRPDTPRASLLSATASQRLRNPSGGSGLSETGSLDRAKAALERRKKAEDGNINPILCRVEVTRPNADSLINELLKATNLDQSDLESAETSGLQLFIAKDGTTALGSHEVKSQMPAGVFKQVVMEDNNR; encoded by the exons GGAGGAGGTCCAAGAGCACACAGTACGATGGAATGCGAGGTTTGAATTTCTCTGCAAAATGAGCGCCAACGCTTCAACGGGTATTCTTGATCCTTGTATTCTGAGGATATCAGTGAGAAAG GAGCTGAAAGGGGGCAGGTCCTTCCAAAAGCTGGGTTTCACAGACTTGAATCTTGCGGAGTTTGCTGGTGCCGGTCAGTCGAGGCGAAGATGTTTACTGGAAGGCTACGACGCTAGACACAGACAAGACAATTCTATGCTCAGCGTAGCAATCCGGATGAATATGTTGTCGggcgatattttattcaaagt accCTCACCGTCGTTAAAGCAAACACAATTGGCAGTACCGGGTGTTCCTGGTATACCGGGAGTCGGATCTGACGAAGGCAGCGGACCGGAAAGATGTGGCAGCCGAGAAGATTACGTCTCCAGTGGATCCTTAGCAGGTAGCATAGCTAGCGCAAGTAGTGGATTTGGCAGTCTTCCGAAGAAAAGAGCACCTCTGTTCCCTTCTG aattaatagGCAGTGCGGAGACGAATGATCCGATGACGTTAGGGGAAGTTATTACATCAGCAATACCGATTGAAACACTGGCAGAAGCTCACACAGAATCTGGACACTCGAGAAATAGTAGTAACACCAGTCAGCTAAGTAAAGGTTCGGGGTATGGATCGCTAAATTCACACAGCCAGCACAGCAGGCAAAGCAGCAGTGGAGATAGTGGACATATTAG GTCACCTTCATGGCCGGTATGGGCGCCACGCCTTCCAACTGTTcctcaaaatcaaaattacaaCCATGTCGAATCAACTCATCCAATGTCTCCTCCGTCTCCCACCCTAACTTTAATGGACCCTAGTTGTAACGAATTTTGGTCTAATTCAAGTCCAGTTTCATCTAGAAAGATGGACATCGAGAATATACAGAGTATTGTGAATTCAGCGGCCGTAAATATGAACGTCAATATTcctgacaatgaaattttcaaagtaccAAACGGCACGGGTCTGCaattaacaaaaaacaataacaataatgttcAAAACAACAATCGACTAGGTAGCCTTCGATTGTCTAGTTTTAACGGACCTACCATGTTGCGTAAGAACttgcaaaatatttctcaaagaAGTAAGTCAAATAAATCAAACTCGAAAGAATCTGTACAAATTCCGCCAAATAGAATATCTATCAATAGTATCGACCAGCAGCGACGTACTTCAAAAACTTGCGATTGTATAGAAAAGAGTAACGTCACTCCAGTTGTAACTCTTATTAATCAAGCCAGGGCTGTTTCCTCTCCCGATCCTCTTCATAGACCTGACACTCCCAGAGCGTCGCTACTCTCGGCGACAGCATCTCAGAGGCTCAG AAATCCTTCTGGTGGTTCTGGTCTAAGTGAAACTGGTTCTTTGGATCGAGCCAAGGCAGCACTTGAACGTAGAAAAAAGGCTGAAGATGGCAACATCAATCCCATTCTATGCAGAGTCGAAGTGACAAGGCCAAACGCTGATTCGTTAATAAATGAGCTATTGAAAGCGACGAATTTAGACCAATCGGATCTTGAAAGTGCAGAAA CATCTGGCTTACAACTATTCATAGCAAAAGATGGCACCACGGCACTGGGCAGTCACGAGGTAAAGAGTCAAATGCCAGCTGGAGTATTTAAGCAAGTTGTAATGGAAGATAACAACAGGTAA
- the LOC124407280 gene encoding ras suppressor protein 1, whose translation MNQTPVSCIPNSRMSKAKKVIDEARESQNPELDLADKGISTFEEMPGLLNMLQITRLTLSHNKLQVVPPGLANLINLEILNLFNNHITELPISLSQMPKLRILNVGMNRLDSLPRGFGAFPVLEVLDLTYNNLSEENLPGNFFMMETLRALYLADNDFEYLPPEIGQLKNLQILVLRENDLIELPKEIGELTRLRELHIQGNRLTVLPPEIGNLDLVSNKAVFRMEFNPWVTPIGDQLQVGISHVIDYIRSETYRYLYNRHLSAKGPPPPIENDKSKKISRAR comes from the exons ATGAATCAGACTCCAGTATCGTGTATTCCGAATTCGAGGATGTCAAAAGCAAAGAAAGTGATCGATGAGGCCCGAGAAAGCCAAAATCCTGAGCTGGATTTGGCTGATAAGGGCATTTCCACATTCGAGGAAATGCCTGGACTGC taaatatGCTGCAGATCACCAGGCTGACGCTTAGTCACAATAAACTTCAAG ttgTTCCACCTGGTTTGgcaaatttaatcaatttggaaattttgaaCCTGTTCAATAATCACATCACTGAACTTCCAATTTCCTTATCACAAATGCCTAAGTTAAGAATCCTCAACGTTGG aatgaaTAGATTAGATTCCCTTCCACGAGGGTTTGGTGCCTTCCCAGTGCTCGAGGTGTTGGATCtcacgtataataatttgagcgaagaaaatttacctggaaacttttttatgatgg AGACCTTGAGAGCATTGTATCTTGCTGATAATGATTTCGAGTACCTGCCCCCTGAGATTGGCCAGTTGAAAAATCTGCAgatt ctTGTGCTTAGGGAAAACGATCTGATCGAGCTACCTAAAGAAATCGGTGAACTCACCCGACTTCGAGAACTTCACATTCAAGGCAATCGACTCACAGTTTTACCACCAGAAATAG GTAATTTAGATTTGGTGAGTAACAAAGCAGTGTTCAGAATGGAATTCAATCCTTGGGTTACCCCTATTGGAGATCAATTGCAAGTAGGAATTTCTCATGTGATTGACTATATTCGTTCGGAAACCTACAGATA ccTCTATAATCGTCACCTCAGTGCAAAAGGACCTCCACCACCAATTGAAAACGACAAGAGCAAGAAAATCTCACGTGCTCGCTGA